The following coding sequences are from one Beggiatoa alba B18LD window:
- a CDS encoding diflavin oxidoreductase, producing MLTEITQKTFNELLKTAQRDELIWMSGFLSGLVARDSLALNVSSLPTTTTATLAPTLALTQCTIVFGTETGNAKRVATELSTQLKKHGTQTKLKGLDQYRLSDLAKESHLIIVISTQGEGEPPAAARKFYDYLYQTADLNLSKLQFAIIGLGDSAYPLFCKASEDIDNQLATLGAQRLFPLRKCDTDFEPEVQNWLAEFTQTVVYSNTAPAALPAGQTSAKTGKKSYTGTILTNLNLNDRDSNKEIYHIEIESEDEIVYQAGDALGLVPHNPAETVDALLAKLGLNAEESIDYKGTNYSAQQLFTEKLNVQYLPERVIQAYARITAQTIPAERLDLLALLTRYPTDFASKRAEIIASLEAIPPRLYSISSSPLAHGNNEIHLTVSRHQFKTPAENGEFIEKYGFCSNYLAQLPEGANLNFYIQANHQFKLPNAETDIIMIGPGTGIAPFRSFLFEREARGDSGRNWLFFGEQHFTSDFLYQTELQTLLETGVLTRLNTAFSRDQAQKIYVQHKLLQQAEEVFNWLEASAVLYICGAKDPMSVDVENALIQIIAERSQRSPEQARAYLDNLQEQGRYHKDVY from the coding sequence ATGCTGACAGAAATTACTCAGAAAACTTTTAATGAATTACTCAAAACCGCCCAACGTGACGAATTAATTTGGATGAGCGGTTTTCTCAGTGGACTAGTTGCACGTGATTCGCTCGCACTCAATGTTTCTAGTTTACCGACAACAACAACCGCGACACTCGCCCCCACTTTAGCCTTAACCCAATGCACTATCGTTTTTGGCACAGAAACAGGCAACGCCAAACGTGTCGCTACTGAACTCAGTACCCAACTGAAAAAACACGGGACACAAACCAAACTCAAAGGCTTAGACCAATATCGCCTAAGCGATTTAGCCAAAGAAAGCCATTTAATTATCGTCATCAGCACCCAAGGCGAAGGCGAACCGCCCGCCGCTGCCCGCAAGTTTTACGATTACCTCTATCAAACCGCTGATTTAAATTTAAGCAAATTACAGTTTGCTATCATTGGGTTAGGTGACTCTGCTTATCCCTTATTCTGTAAAGCCAGCGAAGACATCGACAACCAATTAGCCACACTCGGCGCACAACGCTTATTCCCCTTGCGCAAATGCGATACCGATTTTGAACCCGAAGTACAAAACTGGTTAGCCGAATTCACGCAAACTGTTGTCTATAGCAACACCGCCCCCGCCGCGTTACCCGCAGGACAAACCAGCGCGAAAACAGGGAAAAAGAGCTACACAGGTACGATTTTAACTAATCTCAATTTAAACGACCGTGATTCAAATAAAGAGATTTATCATATTGAAATTGAATCAGAAGATGAAATCGTTTATCAAGCGGGTGATGCTTTAGGCTTAGTCCCCCATAATCCTGCGGAAACTGTTGATGCTTTATTAGCTAAACTCGGTTTAAATGCAGAAGAATCCATTGATTACAAAGGCACAAACTACAGCGCGCAACAATTATTCACCGAAAAATTAAACGTGCAATATTTGCCTGAGCGCGTGATACAAGCCTACGCCCGCATTACTGCGCAAACCATTCCCGCTGAACGCTTGGATTTACTGGCATTATTAACCCGCTATCCGACAGATTTTGCAAGCAAACGTGCTGAAATTATTGCTAGTTTAGAAGCAATTCCGCCCCGTCTTTACTCGATTTCCTCCTCACCGCTAGCACATGGCAATAATGAAATTCATTTAACCGTTAGCCGTCATCAATTCAAAACACCCGCTGAAAATGGTGAATTCATCGAAAAATACGGCTTTTGTTCCAATTATTTGGCACAACTGCCAGAAGGGGCAAATTTAAACTTTTATATCCAAGCTAATCATCAATTTAAGCTCCCCAATGCAGAAACTGACATCATCATGATAGGGCCTGGCACAGGCATCGCGCCGTTCCGTTCCTTCCTGTTTGAACGAGAAGCGCGGGGCGACTCTGGGCGCAATTGGTTATTCTTTGGAGAACAACATTTCACCTCAGATTTTTTATATCAAACTGAATTGCAAACTTTATTAGAAACAGGGGTTTTAACCCGTTTAAATACTGCTTTCTCGCGTGACCAAGCCCAGAAAATTTATGTACAACATAAATTGTTACAACAAGCAGAGGAAGTGTTTAATTGGTTAGAAGCTAGCGCAGTTTTATACATTTGCGGGGCTAAAGACCCGATGAGTGTTGACGTAGAAAACGCCTTAATTCAAATCATTGCCGAACGCTCTCAACGTTCACCAGAACAAGCACGGGCTTATTTAGATAACTTGCAAGAACAAGGGCGTTATCACAAAGACGTATATTAA
- a CDS encoding NADPH-dependent assimilatory sulfite reductase hemoprotein subunit — protein sequence MSKTPQESAVEKIKKSSRGLRGTIVESLADEHTGAIREDDQNLIKFHGMYIQDDRDRREERATKKLERLYSFMIRLRLAGGFLTAEQWEGLHHIAGDYSTGIIKITTRQTVQLHGIVKSHIKPTLQAFDKYKLDSICTCGDVNRNVTATAHPQVSPIHGEVFQLANDISILLLPKTRAYYEIWLDEAPLTTAEPEPDPLYENRYLPRKFKIGIAIPPSNDVDVYTNDIALVAIVEKGKIKGFNLAIGGGMGTTHGNAETYPRLATTIGYVPYKALKNALQNAEIPDVLEKNPLLKAVYEVLTVQRDFGNRVDRKLSRLKYTVDKLGVEGFKAELEKRIGFKLEPAKPVNLTHRTDDYGWHQNHAGLWYYTAFVENGRVLDDENVQFKTAFLAIAQARKANFRFSCNQNLILSDIKTEDKAWIEAVLAKHGISQLTENASVVRKSAIACVSFNTCPLALAEGQRYLPDLITKIEPILVKHKLQKDDISIRMTGCPNGCARPYAAEIGFVGTHYGRYNLMLGAKPDGTRLNRLYKESLNETEILGELDTLFGQYAKQRKSKESFGDFVQRTVFEG from the coding sequence ATGTCAAAAACTCCTCAAGAATCTGCTGTTGAAAAAATTAAAAAATCCAGCCGTGGCTTACGCGGTACGATTGTCGAAAGTCTTGCCGATGAACATACAGGCGCAATTCGTGAAGACGACCAAAATCTGATTAAATTCCATGGGATGTATATCCAAGATGACCGCGACCGCCGAGAAGAACGCGCCACGAAAAAATTGGAACGTTTATATTCCTTCATGATTCGCTTACGTTTAGCGGGTGGTTTCTTAACGGCTGAACAATGGGAAGGCTTGCACCACATCGCGGGCGACTATTCCACAGGCATTATTAAGATTACCACACGGCAAACTGTGCAACTGCATGGCATTGTAAAATCTCATATTAAGCCAACTTTGCAAGCCTTTGATAAATACAAATTAGACTCGATTTGTACTTGTGGCGATGTGAATCGTAACGTCACTGCAACCGCGCACCCGCAAGTCTCGCCGATTCATGGCGAAGTGTTTCAATTAGCCAATGATATTAGTATCTTATTATTGCCTAAAACCCGCGCGTATTATGAAATTTGGTTAGATGAAGCCCCGCTGACGACTGCCGAGCCTGAGCCTGACCCGCTGTATGAAAATCGTTATTTACCGCGTAAATTCAAAATTGGCATTGCGATTCCGCCTTCTAATGATGTAGATGTCTATACCAATGATATTGCACTGGTTGCGATTGTTGAAAAAGGCAAAATTAAAGGCTTCAATTTAGCCATCGGTGGCGGGATGGGTACAACGCACGGCAACGCAGAAACTTATCCGCGTTTAGCGACAACGATTGGTTATGTGCCGTACAAAGCTTTAAAAAATGCTTTACAAAATGCAGAAATTCCTGATGTTTTAGAAAAAAATCCGTTGTTAAAAGCGGTTTATGAAGTGCTTACAGTACAGCGCGATTTTGGTAATCGAGTTGACCGCAAATTGTCACGGTTAAAATATACTGTTGATAAATTAGGGGTTGAGGGTTTTAAAGCCGAATTAGAAAAACGTATTGGTTTTAAATTAGAACCTGCAAAACCTGTGAATTTAACCCATCGTACAGATGATTATGGTTGGCATCAAAATCATGCAGGGCTTTGGTATTACACCGCTTTTGTGGAAAATGGTCGGGTGTTAGATGATGAAAATGTGCAATTCAAAACGGCATTTTTAGCCATTGCGCAAGCGCGTAAAGCAAATTTTCGTTTTAGTTGCAATCAAAACTTGATTTTAAGCGATATTAAAACTGAAGATAAAGCGTGGATTGAGGCGGTTTTAGCCAAGCACGGCATCAGTCAATTAACAGAAAATGCGTCTGTTGTGCGTAAATCTGCAATTGCCTGTGTATCTTTCAATACTTGCCCGTTGGCTTTAGCAGAAGGACAACGTTATTTACCTGACTTAATTACTAAAATTGAACCGATTTTAGTTAAACATAAGTTACAAAAGGATGATATTTCTATCCGTATGACAGGCTGCCCCAATGGTTGCGCTCGTCCTTATGCGGCAGAAATTGGCTTTGTCGGCACACATTACGGGCGTTATAACCTGATGTTAGGCGCGAAACCTGACGGCACGCGCTTAAACCGTTTGTACAAAGAAAGTTTGAACGAAACGGAAATTTTAGGCGAATTAGATACTTTGTTCGGACAGTATGCAAAACAGCGGAAATCAAAAGAAAGTTTCGGCGATTTTGTGCAACGGACGGTGTTTGAAGGTTAA
- a CDS encoding vWA domain-containing protein, which produces MFKPILLLSPLVLSLLIACQPNTSSPNGKTTSDYEAKPSLETSAGTANYVTRGQPQSVVAPSPEQRQLLENRENYAHLAENSLKLTKEQPISTFSIDVDTGSYSNIRRFLNQGSLPNPDAVRVEEMLNYFSYQYPYPNSTTPPFKVTTELAPAVWNPKTLVLSIGIQGYDVPRTQLPASNLVFLIDVSGSMNSPDKLGLLKTALQMLSSNLSAKDRVSIVVYAGASGVVLEPTAGNETATINAALQRLIAGGSTNGGEGIQLAYAMAQQAYIPNGINRILLATDGDFNVGLTDFEALKSLVSEKRKSGIALTTLGFGTGNYNDELMEQLADAGNGHYAYIDTLNEARKVLVDEISSTLQIIAKDVKIQVEFNPTQVTEYRLIGYENRILAREDFNNDKVDAGEIGAGHRVTALYEITLQGSGGERLEPLRYDEHKTQATSTKDEIAFLRLRYKAPNTDTSELLEYPILLSSLNKNLNNTSENFRFASAVAAFGQLLRGGKYTERFNYNDVINLAQQAKGADEFGYRSEFINLVKLAQSLTTQRPEKP; this is translated from the coding sequence ATGTTTAAACCAATTCTTTTACTCTCACCATTGGTGTTGAGTTTACTCATTGCTTGTCAGCCAAATACGTCCAGCCCAAACGGCAAGACAACAAGCGATTATGAGGCAAAACCAAGTCTTGAAACCAGCGCAGGCACAGCAAATTATGTCACACGTGGACAGCCCCAGTCCGTCGTCGCCCCATCACCCGAACAACGTCAATTACTAGAAAACCGCGAAAACTATGCCCATCTAGCAGAAAACTCACTGAAACTAACCAAAGAACAACCCATTTCAACCTTTAGCATCGACGTTGATACAGGTAGTTATAGCAATATTCGCCGTTTTCTCAATCAAGGCAGTTTGCCCAATCCTGATGCCGTTCGCGTTGAAGAAATGCTTAACTATTTCTCTTATCAATATCCTTATCCCAACAGCACAACCCCCCCGTTTAAAGTGACGACCGAACTTGCCCCCGCTGTATGGAATCCAAAAACGCTGGTTTTATCTATCGGCATTCAAGGCTACGACGTGCCACGTACGCAACTGCCCGCCAGCAATTTAGTTTTTCTCATTGACGTATCAGGCTCGATGAACAGCCCCGATAAACTCGGCTTACTCAAAACAGCCCTGCAAATGCTCAGTTCAAACTTAAGCGCGAAAGACCGCGTGTCGATAGTCGTTTATGCAGGGGCATCGGGCGTTGTTTTAGAACCCACCGCAGGCAACGAAACTGCCACCATTAACGCCGCCTTACAACGCCTGATTGCAGGCGGTTCAACCAACGGAGGCGAAGGCATACAACTCGCCTATGCCATGGCACAACAAGCTTATATTCCTAATGGTATCAATCGCATTCTACTCGCAACCGATGGCGACTTTAACGTCGGACTCACCGACTTCGAAGCCCTCAAATCCCTTGTTAGCGAAAAACGCAAAAGTGGCATTGCTCTAACAACTTTAGGCTTTGGAACAGGCAACTACAACGATGAACTCATGGAACAACTCGCCGATGCAGGCAATGGACACTACGCCTATATCGACACACTGAACGAAGCCCGCAAAGTTCTCGTTGATGAAATTTCTTCAACCCTACAAATCATCGCCAAAGACGTAAAAATACAAGTTGAATTTAACCCCACACAAGTTACCGAATACCGACTGATTGGCTACGAAAATCGCATATTAGCGCGTGAAGATTTTAATAACGACAAAGTCGACGCGGGCGAAATTGGCGCAGGACATCGCGTAACCGCCTTATACGAAATCACCTTACAAGGCAGTGGTGGAGAACGTTTAGAACCATTACGCTATGACGAACATAAAACCCAAGCGACCAGCACAAAAGACGAAATTGCATTTTTACGCCTGCGCTATAAAGCCCCAAATACTGATACAAGCGAACTCTTAGAATATCCAATTCTCCTATCATCACTGAATAAAAACCTTAACAATACCAGTGAAAACTTCCGTTTTGCCAGTGCTGTCGCCGCTTTTGGGCAACTTCTCCGTGGTGGTAAATACACCGAACGCTTTAACTATAACGACGTTATCAACCTAGCCCAACAAGCCAAAGGCGCGGACGAATTTGGCTACCGTAGCGAATTCATCAACCTTGTCAAACTTGCGCAATCCCTGACGACACAACGCCCTGAAAAACCATAA
- a CDS encoding endonuclease/exonuclease/phosphatase family protein — protein sequence MLDFIPLGHYRFMPAPQIILTDNHFPLAKLHSPSLRILNWNIAKRSHRYHWFNDFKSILNEYQPDMLFLQEVRWNETIRHLLNHAALGWTFAPNLIDKKTNSYSGVLTASKVKPLHTRSIFSDNHEPMSHTPKVSLIAEYPLPNRNETLLTINIHGINFVNSQKFCAQLHDLEHILTHHHGAILFLGDFNTWNPKRLSSLEHLASRLQLNPVTFAPDARKQIKHFLLSPLDHIFYRGFDNEQQNTHVLGNIRSSDHKPLFVELAHA from the coding sequence ATGCTCGATTTTATTCCATTAGGTCACTATCGTTTTATGCCAGCACCACAAATTATCCTGACGGATAATCATTTTCCATTGGCAAAATTACATAGTCCTTCTTTGCGCATTTTGAACTGGAATATTGCGAAACGTAGTCATCGTTATCATTGGTTCAATGATTTCAAAAGCATTTTAAATGAGTATCAACCTGATATGCTGTTTTTACAAGAAGTTCGCTGGAATGAAACCATTCGTCACTTACTCAATCATGCTGCCTTAGGTTGGACATTTGCACCGAATTTAATTGATAAAAAAACCAATAGTTATTCGGGAGTATTAACCGCTTCAAAAGTAAAACCTTTACATACTCGTTCTATTTTTAGCGATAACCATGAGCCTATGAGTCATACGCCAAAAGTCTCATTAATCGCAGAATATCCATTACCTAATCGCAACGAAACTTTATTAACGATTAATATTCATGGTATTAACTTTGTAAATAGTCAAAAATTTTGCGCACAGTTGCACGACTTGGAACATATTTTAACCCATCATCACGGTGCTATTTTATTTCTGGGCGACTTTAACACATGGAATCCAAAACGTTTATCTTCTCTTGAACACTTAGCCAGTCGCTTACAATTAAATCCTGTGACTTTTGCCCCAGATGCACGTAAACAAATCAAACACTTTTTATTATCCCCACTCGATCATATCTTTTACCGTGGCTTTGATAACGAGCAACAAAATACCCATGTTTTGGGTAATATCCGTTCTTCTGACCATAAACCGCTCTTTGTTGAACTTGCACACGCTTAA
- the cls gene encoding cardiolipin synthase: MFTVGFEITALILHWLIVFTLSTRVIMQRRAVGVSLSWLTVILLIPFFGAIIYILVGENRLGTKRAERAVQLQKPYHEWLKSLGVQQSLNFPLLNPACEALHRQAIATIGMPALAGNQLRLLDKTEETLQQMLNDINQAKETCHLVFYICQTGGLVDNILNALIKAVQRGVECRLLVDAVGSHEFINSAWLLQLRQAGVAVEIALPVNVVRSLFVRLDLRNHRKIIVIDNEIAYTGSMNLTDPRYFKQHDAIGLWVDAMVRVTGAAAKALNAIFAGDWEMETDISLKTTLATETEANYQQGSIVQVIPSGPGLAPTIIHGMLLTTIYTARKELIITTPYFVPDEAMQTALCTAAHRGVAVTILVPSQGDSLLVRFASRAHFDELMEAGVKIAGYYGGLLHSKTISVDGEFSLIGSVNMDMRSFWLNFEITLFVYDEEFTQQVKTMQLDYLKQAYFFDPVTWKKRPALRRFMENATQLLSPLL, encoded by the coding sequence ATGTTTACCGTCGGGTTTGAGATTACCGCATTAATTTTACATTGGCTTATCGTGTTCACCTTATCAACGCGCGTGATTATGCAACGGCGTGCGGTGGGTGTATCACTCTCTTGGCTCACTGTGATTTTATTAATTCCCTTCTTTGGCGCAATTATTTACATTCTGGTGGGTGAAAATCGATTAGGCACAAAACGCGCCGAACGCGCTGTTCAATTACAAAAGCCTTATCATGAATGGCTAAAATCGCTTGGTGTTCAACAAAGTTTAAACTTTCCCTTACTAAATCCCGCCTGCGAAGCCCTACACCGCCAAGCCATTGCCACCATTGGGATGCCTGCACTAGCAGGGAATCAACTGCGTTTATTAGACAAAACAGAAGAAACGCTGCAACAAATGTTGAATGATATTAATCAGGCAAAAGAAACTTGCCATTTAGTTTTTTACATTTGTCAAACAGGCGGACTTGTCGATAATATCCTAAATGCATTAATAAAAGCGGTACAGCGTGGGGTAGAATGTCGTCTGCTTGTCGATGCTGTAGGCAGTCATGAATTTATCAATAGCGCGTGGCTGTTACAATTACGTCAGGCTGGTGTTGCAGTTGAAATTGCGTTACCTGTTAACGTAGTACGTTCACTCTTCGTCCGTTTAGATTTACGTAACCATCGAAAAATCATTGTTATCGACAATGAAATTGCTTATACGGGCAGCATGAACTTGACCGACCCGCGCTATTTTAAACAACATGATGCAATTGGATTATGGGTGGATGCCATGGTACGTGTCACAGGGGCGGCAGCTAAAGCCTTAAATGCCATTTTTGCAGGTGATTGGGAAATGGAAACCGATATTAGCCTTAAAACTACGCTAGCAACTGAAACAGAGGCAAATTATCAACAGGGTTCTATTGTGCAAGTGATTCCTTCAGGGCCTGGACTTGCACCGACGATTATTCATGGCATGTTATTAACCACGATTTATACAGCACGAAAAGAACTTATTATTACAACGCCTTACTTTGTACCCGATGAAGCGATGCAAACAGCATTATGTACCGCAGCACATCGCGGGGTTGCAGTAACAATACTTGTTCCTTCACAAGGGGATTCTTTGCTAGTGCGTTTTGCGAGTCGTGCACATTTTGACGAATTAATGGAGGCGGGGGTTAAAATTGCAGGCTATTATGGTGGTTTATTACATTCTAAAACGATTAGCGTTGATGGTGAATTCAGTTTAATTGGTTCAGTAAATATGGATATGCGTAGTTTTTGGCTAAATTTTGAAATTACGCTTTTTGTTTATGATGAAGAGTTCACTCAACAAGTGAAAACCATGCAATTAGACTATTTAAAACAAGCTTATTTTTTTGACCCTGTAACTTGGAAAAAACGCCCAGCTTTACGGCGATTTATGGAGAACGCAACACAGTTGTTAAGTCCATTATTATAA
- a CDS encoding glycosyltransferase family 39 protein: MYSRILKKPVFLHHPTAWLFPIFCLFCLHLAYAYQQPRWSPIDEQAHYDYIDVLTQGRLPAPDADITEYTHYLTTEIFHFAPADNLGLVGKSYQAQQPPVYYALLAIPNWVLKTLAVDPTQQIRLLRFITQLFILLGCLLLIPIFKELQQLFGIQANYGYVFACLLLCLQLDRRYALSNDNLALFLSHFSLLCLLRAWRLQQLSYVGLASTGVTLAFLTKYSNGLLLVPLGVFLCLWGWYVRYTLRAMLSLMLVNIPLLLIPCYLLVNKLLYGDAFKNNVTQNYFASFVQPIGNPQDFIHLFLEKLWNINHFFNTPSVVANISFILFVLTLLVCLLSGWRYLRATMWVAFTCGMSLLTLWVAWWLNNHYVGVYWFEFRHFNAYNLYFLLANFGFIFFLREIWQNNIVQIAGLLFSTLGVWACVQAGYLLIS, translated from the coding sequence ATGTATTCCAGAATTTTAAAAAAACCTGTTTTTCTACATCATCCGACTGCTTGGTTATTCCCCATTTTTTGCCTTTTCTGCCTACATTTAGCATATGCTTACCAGCAACCACGTTGGAGTCCTATCGATGAACAGGCGCATTACGACTATATCGATGTCCTCACACAAGGACGATTACCTGCACCCGATGCAGACATCACCGAATACACTCATTATTTAACAACAGAAATTTTTCACTTTGCACCTGCTGATAACTTAGGACTGGTTGGCAAATCTTACCAAGCACAACAACCTCCTGTTTACTATGCCTTATTAGCCATTCCAAATTGGGTTTTAAAAACATTAGCGGTTGACCCAACACAACAAATTCGTCTGCTACGTTTTATAACACAACTATTTATTTTGCTGGGTTGCTTACTCCTCATTCCTATTTTTAAAGAACTTCAACAACTATTTGGCATTCAGGCTAATTACGGTTATGTTTTTGCTTGTCTTTTACTTTGTTTACAACTAGATAGACGTTATGCATTAAGCAACGATAATCTTGCCTTATTTCTAAGTCATTTCAGCTTGTTATGCTTACTTCGCGCATGGCGATTGCAACAATTATCCTATGTTGGTTTGGCAAGCACAGGTGTGACACTGGCGTTTTTAACAAAATACAGTAACGGTTTATTATTAGTTCCACTGGGTGTTTTTCTTTGTTTATGGGGATGGTATGTACGTTACACTTTGCGGGCGATGCTATCGTTAATGCTTGTAAATATCCCTTTATTACTGATTCCTTGCTATTTATTAGTAAACAAACTGTTATATGGTGATGCGTTTAAAAATAATGTGACACAAAACTATTTTGCAAGTTTTGTCCAGCCGATTGGTAATCCACAAGATTTTATTCATCTTTTTTTAGAAAAACTCTGGAATATCAACCATTTTTTTAATACACCTTCTGTTGTAGCGAACATATCATTTATTTTATTTGTTTTAACATTGCTGGTTTGTTTACTCAGTGGGTGGCGTTATTTGCGTGCTACCATGTGGGTTGCATTTACTTGTGGAATGAGTTTACTGACATTATGGGTAGCATGGTGGTTAAATAATCATTATGTTGGTGTATATTGGTTTGAATTTAGACATTTTAATGCATATAATCTTTACTTTTTACTGGCTAATTTTGGATTTATCTTTTTTTTGCGAGAAATTTGGCAAAATAACATTGTACAGATAGCAGGTTTATTGTTTAGCACGCTGGGTGTATGGGCATGTGTGCAAGCAGGTTACTTATTAATAAGCTGA
- a CDS encoding DUF3421 domain-containing protein, translating to MKNSMLYCKVFFLFMFIIMYMPRVYAEAEWQAASGDNIPNNAFVGGNEAPPEASSLFICRAVFHQGVHTGKARVGFNGCNIGWGDAEHTVSNYEVLLHNDNFTWVAMKDGKLPQGAVLGGREHSPNNENLYVCRAHYENGIHPGKIRAEFGGCHIGWGGKEILIKEYEVLVEKNTNTTQTQPAPMVEDIDLQSASLAIKNFYDTQGEWAGVFYMGDILQMRVEQGNTRRNNNNSVFHVEYRYIPIPNNPQGRTDTGIDRRTFTARHNQDGSYSIIKMGDYMSARF from the coding sequence ATGAAAAATAGCATGTTATATTGCAAAGTCTTTTTTCTATTTATGTTTATTATCATGTATATGCCCCGTGTTTATGCAGAGGCTGAATGGCAGGCAGCATCGGGTGATAATATTCCCAATAATGCTTTTGTGGGGGGGAATGAAGCCCCGCCTGAGGCGAGTAGTTTATTTATCTGTCGCGCTGTTTTTCATCAAGGTGTGCATACGGGAAAGGCTCGAGTCGGATTTAATGGTTGTAATATTGGATGGGGAGATGCGGAGCATACTGTTAGCAACTATGAAGTTTTATTACACAATGATAATTTTACATGGGTTGCAATGAAAGATGGCAAGCTGCCACAAGGCGCTGTTTTAGGGGGACGTGAACATTCTCCTAATAATGAGAACTTATATGTGTGTCGTGCACATTATGAAAACGGTATTCATCCCGGAAAGATTCGAGCTGAATTTGGTGGGTGTCATATCGGTTGGGGGGGGAAAGAGATATTAATTAAGGAGTATGAGGTTTTAGTTGAAAAAAATACAAATACTACACAAACCCAACCTGCGCCTATGGTAGAGGATATTGATTTACAAAGTGCCTCTCTTGCCATTAAGAATTTCTATGATACACAGGGAGAATGGGCAGGCGTTTTTTATATGGGTGATATTCTTCAGATGCGTGTAGAACAAGGTAATACTAGACGCAACAATAATAACAGTGTCTTTCATGTGGAATATCGCTATATTCCTATTCCCAATAATCCACAAGGACGAACAGACACGGGCATAGACCGTCGCACTTTTACGGCTCGTCATAATCAAGATGGTAGTTATTCCATTATTAAAATGGGTGATTATATGTCAGCTCGATTTTAA